Proteins from a genomic interval of Amycolatopsis sp. cg13:
- a CDS encoding carbohydrate-binding protein — MRKLFALLTSALTAAAVVAGSPPVSAAPDSGVVPGLTGAAAKAAAGTAADKFLKLRREKSGRSVKPRLDAQAHTFWGPEPQLSTGADGILVTHSVVPDLRLSNSADVVYAPTVKPTGHSCIEVVTAYGLDQGGQVWAWDWCGTVGPAKVVPLDSSFLSNYTSTVDGHPAFTVQEVQTDAGANSWTASLYNVKTGKWDDLFSQSGSDQSTLNEGWDIFELYSTVDPSTGQAYYCSDAKGKVFESSQLQLRIGGQWTPATESNSPLQPTANPNPSDYSCSSLQFEVPTPNSNWRVTV; from the coding sequence ATGCGGAAACTCTTTGCCCTGCTCACTTCCGCCCTGACGGCCGCGGCTGTCGTCGCCGGCAGCCCGCCGGTCTCCGCGGCGCCGGACAGCGGGGTAGTGCCCGGGCTGACCGGTGCCGCCGCGAAAGCCGCCGCCGGAACCGCGGCGGACAAGTTCCTCAAGCTGCGCCGCGAAAAATCCGGCCGCAGCGTCAAGCCGCGGCTCGACGCACAAGCGCACACCTTCTGGGGCCCCGAACCGCAGCTGTCCACCGGCGCGGACGGAATTCTCGTCACGCACAGTGTCGTCCCAGACCTCCGCCTCTCGAACAGCGCGGACGTCGTTTACGCCCCGACCGTCAAGCCCACCGGCCATTCCTGCATCGAAGTCGTCACCGCGTACGGGCTCGACCAGGGCGGCCAGGTCTGGGCTTGGGACTGGTGCGGGACAGTCGGACCCGCGAAGGTCGTCCCGCTGGACAGCTCGTTCCTGTCCAATTACACGTCCACAGTGGACGGACATCCGGCGTTCACTGTCCAGGAAGTCCAGACCGACGCGGGCGCCAACAGCTGGACGGCTTCGCTCTACAACGTGAAGACCGGCAAGTGGGACGACCTGTTCAGCCAAAGCGGCAGCGACCAGAGCACGCTCAACGAGGGCTGGGACATCTTCGAGCTGTACTCGACCGTCGACCCGTCGACCGGCCAGGCGTACTACTGCTCGGACGCGAAGGGCAAGGTCTTCGAATCCAGCCAGCTGCAGCTGCGCATCGGCGGCCAGTGGACGCCCGCGACGGAGTCGAACTCGCCGTTGCAGCCGACCGCCAACCCGAACCCCAGCGATTACAGCTGCTCGTCACTGCAGTTCGAGGTGCCGACGCCGAACAGCAACTGGCGCGTCACCGTCTAG
- a CDS encoding LysR family transcriptional regulator produces the protein MAELETRELEYFLAVASELHFGRAAVRLSIAQPALSKAIQRIETRLGVQLFARSSRHVELTAAGEALQEHGRHALNAVSAAARNARRAGESHLRLVLKPGGDAGLLSGILAEYSRHPDAHQVDILFSGPADRTDFLLSGRADVGLLFIPFDDLTGLDYENLHAEDRVAIVPAAHRLAGRESVRLSDLDGETMPSWKGVPGVEGTGPEVADVVQLLHLISLERMVGVLPRSLVDQVPPGVVCVPIEDAPPSQLVLAWNEQDRRPQVASFVNAALDSVR, from the coding sequence ATGGCTGAGCTAGAGACGCGCGAACTCGAGTACTTCCTGGCCGTCGCCAGCGAGCTGCACTTCGGCCGCGCCGCCGTGCGGCTGTCGATCGCCCAGCCGGCGTTGTCGAAGGCGATCCAGCGCATCGAAACCCGGCTCGGTGTGCAATTGTTCGCCCGCTCGAGCCGGCACGTCGAACTGACCGCGGCCGGCGAAGCCCTGCAGGAACACGGACGGCACGCGCTCAACGCGGTCAGCGCCGCCGCCCGCAACGCCCGCCGCGCCGGGGAAAGCCACCTGCGCCTGGTGCTCAAACCGGGCGGCGACGCCGGACTGCTGTCCGGAATCCTCGCCGAGTACTCCCGCCATCCCGACGCCCACCAGGTCGACATCCTCTTCAGCGGCCCCGCCGACCGCACTGATTTCCTGCTCAGCGGACGCGCGGACGTCGGCCTCCTGTTCATCCCGTTCGACGACCTGACCGGGCTCGACTACGAAAACCTGCACGCCGAGGACCGCGTCGCCATCGTCCCCGCCGCGCACCGGCTGGCCGGACGCGAATCAGTTCGACTGTCCGATTTGGACGGAGAAACGATGCCGTCGTGGAAAGGCGTGCCCGGGGTCGAGGGGACCGGGCCGGAGGTCGCCGACGTGGTCCAGCTGCTGCACCTCATCTCGCTGGAACGAATGGTCGGCGTGCTGCCGCGGTCGCTGGTCGACCAGGTCCCGCCGGGTGTCGTCTGCGTGCCGATCGAGGACGCTCCGCCCAGCCAGCTGGTGCTCGCCTGGAACGAACAGGACCGGCGGCCGCAGGTGGCTTCGTTCGTGAACGCGGCGCTAGATTCGGTCCGCTGA
- a CDS encoding ESX secretion-associated protein EspG — MLLDAPVTVPRLAVAKAWEWEQIGPAHPVLGVVDVWVEKDAAMRLDTLTRQVLAEPGFFDLRTDRVTAEFRDLMLAVANAEAECYGWSSSGDRDRALLAVRTGRNAVLAAVEDDLLTLTTIGANQLIRAVIEQLPDFPAATITEFTVPKAEYDRGRVSDSYTLDTSSDYTITSPEDRLRTLMESRRAASHQLFVAARSAGTRSASMPLTAVDSLDHGRVLTYLLDGPHGDVAIACGPGTADYLTSALENTLGSLCG, encoded by the coding sequence ATGCTGCTCGACGCCCCGGTGACCGTCCCGCGCCTGGCGGTCGCGAAAGCCTGGGAATGGGAACAGATCGGCCCGGCACATCCGGTTCTGGGCGTCGTGGATGTGTGGGTCGAAAAAGATGCCGCCATGCGCTTGGACACCTTGACCCGTCAGGTTCTGGCCGAGCCCGGCTTCTTCGACTTGCGTACCGACAGAGTCACCGCGGAGTTCCGCGACCTGATGCTGGCGGTCGCCAACGCCGAAGCCGAATGCTACGGCTGGTCCAGCAGCGGAGACCGGGACCGCGCGCTGCTCGCGGTCCGCACCGGCCGCAACGCCGTCCTCGCCGCTGTTGAGGACGATCTGCTCACCTTGACGACAATCGGCGCGAACCAGTTGATCCGCGCGGTCATCGAACAATTGCCCGATTTCCCGGCCGCCACGATCACCGAATTCACCGTCCCGAAAGCCGAATACGACCGGGGCAGGGTCAGCGATTCGTACACATTGGACACCAGCAGCGACTACACCATCACCTCGCCCGAGGACCGGCTCCGCACCTTGATGGAGTCGCGAAGGGCCGCCAGCCACCAGTTGTTCGTCGCCGCCCGGTCCGCCGGTACCCGTAGCGCCAGCATGCCGTTGACCGCCGTGGACAGCCTCGACCACGGCAGAGTCCTCACCTATCTGCTGGACGGACCGCACGGCGACGTGGCCATCGCCTGCGGCCCCGGTACCGCCGATTACCTCACCAGCGCGCTCGAAAACACCCTCGGTTCGCTCTGCGGCTGA
- a CDS encoding chitinase, producing the protein MKRARFLVVLLLAAAGLVVGGPAQAANLLANPGFEAGSTSGWTCPAGAAVKTPVHSGSYALAVTPGASDQGQCTQTVSVRPSTTYSVSAWVQGAPVYLGVTGGSSTWTNASTYSQLSLSFTTTASQTSAELYLHGWYGASTYYADDVVLDGPGGDTPGAPGVPGTPTVGTVTDTSIALSWGAAAGTVTGYRVYEDNTLRATVTGTSTTLSSLTACTSHSYSVTAYNDKAESAHTPAASATTSGCTSAGLPKHALIGYVHASFANGSGYLKLADVPNAWDIIDLAFAEPTSVTSGDVRFNRCSTTECPGVESDADFIAAIRAKQAQGKKVLISIGGQNGEVQLTSTAARDNFVNSVAAIIDKYGLDGLDVDFESQSLSLNSGDTDFHNPTTPVIVNLISALKTLKARYGAKFVLTMAPETFFVQVGYQFYGGAGGGDSRTGAYLPVIYALRDSLTVLHVQDYNSGPVMGLDNQYHTMGGADFLIAMTDMLKSGFKVANTGQTFPGLREDQIAVGLPAAVSAGNGYVSPDEVHTAVTCLAHGTGCGSYTLRGGPSPALRGLMTWSVNWDRYYGWAFQNAHRPFLDGLG; encoded by the coding sequence ATGAAGCGTGCTCGTTTCCTCGTCGTGCTCCTGCTAGCCGCCGCCGGACTTGTCGTCGGCGGCCCCGCGCAGGCAGCGAACCTGCTCGCCAACCCCGGTTTCGAAGCCGGTTCGACCTCCGGCTGGACGTGCCCGGCAGGCGCGGCCGTGAAGACGCCGGTGCACTCGGGGAGTTACGCCCTGGCCGTCACCCCCGGCGCTTCCGACCAGGGCCAATGCACCCAAACAGTGTCCGTGCGCCCGAGCACGACCTACTCGGTCTCCGCCTGGGTCCAAGGCGCACCGGTGTACCTGGGCGTCACCGGCGGCTCCTCCACTTGGACGAACGCTTCCACGTACAGCCAGCTCTCGCTGTCCTTCACCACCACCGCGAGCCAGACGTCCGCCGAGCTGTACCTGCACGGCTGGTACGGCGCCAGCACGTACTACGCAGACGACGTAGTCCTAGACGGCCCCGGCGGCGACACCCCCGGCGCACCAGGCGTCCCGGGAACCCCCACCGTCGGCACCGTCACCGACACGTCGATCGCCCTGAGCTGGGGCGCGGCCGCAGGCACGGTCACCGGCTACCGCGTCTACGAAGACAACACCCTGCGTGCCACGGTGACCGGAACGTCCACGACGCTCTCCAGCCTCACCGCCTGCACCTCGCACAGCTACTCGGTGACCGCCTACAACGACAAGGCCGAATCCGCGCACACCCCCGCAGCTTCCGCGACCACCAGCGGCTGCACCAGCGCCGGCCTGCCAAAACACGCACTGATCGGCTACGTCCACGCAAGCTTCGCGAACGGCTCCGGGTACCTGAAGCTCGCCGACGTCCCGAACGCGTGGGACATCATCGACCTAGCCTTCGCCGAACCAACGTCGGTGACCTCCGGCGACGTCCGCTTCAACCGCTGCTCGACCACCGAATGCCCAGGCGTGGAAAGCGACGCGGACTTCATCGCGGCCATCCGCGCGAAGCAGGCGCAAGGCAAGAAGGTCCTGATCTCGATCGGCGGCCAAAACGGCGAAGTCCAACTGACGAGCACCGCCGCCCGCGACAACTTCGTCAACTCCGTCGCGGCGATCATCGACAAATACGGCTTGGACGGTCTGGACGTCGACTTCGAAAGCCAGTCCCTGTCCCTGAACTCGGGCGACACCGACTTCCACAACCCGACCACACCGGTGATCGTCAACCTGATCTCGGCTTTGAAGACCCTGAAAGCCCGCTACGGAGCCAAATTCGTCCTGACGATGGCCCCCGAAACCTTCTTCGTCCAGGTGGGCTACCAGTTCTACGGCGGTGCTGGCGGGGGCGACAGCCGCACTGGCGCGTACCTGCCGGTCATCTACGCCTTGCGCGACTCGCTGACGGTGCTGCACGTCCAGGACTACAACTCCGGCCCGGTCATGGGCCTGGACAACCAGTACCACACCATGGGCGGCGCGGATTTCCTGATCGCGATGACGGATATGCTGAAGTCCGGGTTCAAGGTCGCGAACACCGGCCAGACCTTCCCAGGGCTCCGAGAAGACCAGATCGCCGTCGGCCTCCCCGCGGCTGTCAGCGCAGGAAACGGCTACGTCTCCCCTGATGAGGTCCACACCGCAGTAACCTGCCTAGCCCACGGAACCGGCTGCGGCTCGTACACCTTGCGGGGTGGGCCGTCGCCTGCGTTGCGAGGGTTGATGACTTGGTCGGTTAACTGGGATCGGTATTACGGGTGGGCGTTCCAGAACGCACACCGCCCATTCCTGGACGGCCTCGGCTGA
- a CDS encoding MFS transporter yields MPLSVFSLLLVVFSLTTGEFVIAGILPDVAAGLSVSVGSAGLLVTAYAIGMIVGGPLVTLATARVPRKPLIAGLIVVSMVGNLGSAFAPGYALAVVSRFVAGLVVATFFAVAIATVVSMAPPGKAVSTIAKVTMGLNLGIVAGSPLGTVLGHHLGWRATFEAVAVVSGIALLLVLRFVPAQAAAGSVRGELRVLADRNVWQAIGLTVLGNVGVVTVFTYIAPLLTDVSGFSSDLLPVLLVLYGVGAVAGNYLGGRWADKALLPSLAWMLAALVVALAAAWLGSPVKPVMIGLVFVLGMLAFGIVPGMQARVIAAGSSAPTLAVAVNASGFQLATAVAGLLGGQVITRAPQSIYLLAAVLTAAGLGIALYSLRRERLSTDSRR; encoded by the coding sequence GTGCCGCTCTCGGTTTTTTCCTTGCTGCTCGTAGTTTTCAGTCTCACCACCGGCGAGTTCGTGATCGCCGGGATCCTGCCCGACGTCGCCGCCGGGCTGTCGGTCTCCGTGGGCTCGGCTGGACTGCTCGTCACCGCCTACGCGATCGGGATGATCGTCGGCGGCCCGCTGGTCACGCTCGCTACCGCGCGGGTCCCGCGCAAGCCGCTCATCGCCGGGTTGATCGTGGTGTCCATGGTGGGCAACCTGGGATCGGCGTTCGCTCCTGGCTACGCGCTCGCGGTGGTGTCGCGGTTCGTCGCCGGGCTGGTGGTGGCGACGTTCTTCGCGGTCGCGATCGCGACTGTGGTGTCGATGGCGCCGCCGGGAAAGGCGGTTTCGACCATCGCGAAGGTGACCATGGGGTTGAACCTGGGCATCGTCGCGGGCAGTCCGCTCGGCACCGTTCTCGGCCACCATCTCGGCTGGCGGGCGACTTTCGAGGCGGTCGCGGTGGTCAGCGGGATCGCGCTGCTGCTGGTGCTGCGGTTCGTTCCCGCGCAGGCCGCGGCCGGTTCGGTGCGCGGGGAGTTGCGGGTGCTGGCCGATCGAAACGTCTGGCAGGCGATCGGCCTGACCGTGCTCGGCAACGTGGGCGTGGTGACCGTTTTTACGTATATCGCGCCGTTGCTCACGGACGTCAGTGGATTCAGCAGCGATCTACTCCCCGTGCTGCTGGTTCTTTACGGGGTCGGCGCGGTCGCGGGCAACTACCTCGGCGGTCGTTGGGCGGACAAGGCGCTGCTGCCGTCGCTGGCCTGGATGCTGGCAGCGCTGGTCGTGGCACTGGCGGCGGCTTGGCTGGGCAGTCCGGTCAAACCGGTGATGATCGGGTTGGTTTTCGTGCTCGGGATGCTGGCCTTCGGGATCGTTCCGGGAATGCAAGCGCGGGTGATCGCGGCGGGGAGCAGTGCTCCGACGTTGGCGGTGGCGGTCAACGCGTCCGGGTTCCAGCTGGCCACCGCGGTCGCCGGGCTGCTGGGCGGACAGGTGATCACCCGTGCGCCACAGTCGATTTATCTGCTGGCCGCGGTCCTTACCGCGGCTGGCCTGGGCATCGCGTTGTACTCGCTTCGCCGGGAGCGACTGAGTACCGACTCGCGTCGGTAA
- a CDS encoding DUF3558 domain-containing protein — protein sequence MLALLLAAGLAACGGNGGKPDPLPSTGSPSSDVQQPSSEVPRVASPLPASLVQGDPCKVLTDAQVKTLFSGVSPDVQPAQDTGVAKQCRWSNPSRGSGIGVQLVYAWKDGLGHVYAKKNEGFFEELAPVQGYPAVAYGPTDDRPTGRCSVAIGIADDAAFEVDVKLADSQAGKGADPCQDAQHVADLAVTTLKGGA from the coding sequence TTGCTCGCGCTGCTGCTGGCCGCCGGACTGGCTGCCTGCGGCGGCAACGGGGGGAAACCCGATCCCTTGCCCAGCACCGGATCGCCGAGCAGCGACGTACAGCAGCCCTCTTCAGAGGTTCCCAGGGTCGCGAGTCCGTTGCCGGCGTCTCTCGTCCAAGGCGACCCCTGCAAGGTGCTGACCGATGCACAGGTCAAGACGTTGTTCTCCGGTGTATCGCCCGATGTACAGCCGGCGCAGGACACCGGGGTCGCCAAACAATGCCGGTGGTCGAATCCGAGCCGCGGCTCAGGCATCGGCGTGCAACTCGTGTACGCGTGGAAAGACGGTCTCGGCCACGTCTACGCGAAGAAGAACGAAGGCTTCTTCGAAGAACTCGCGCCTGTGCAGGGCTACCCCGCGGTGGCTTACGGGCCGACCGACGACCGGCCGACCGGCCGATGCAGCGTCGCGATCGGCATCGCCGACGACGCCGCTTTCGAGGTGGATGTGAAACTGGCCGATTCTCAAGCGGGGAAAGGCGCCGATCCCTGCCAGGACGCCCAGCACGTCGCCGACCTGGCCGTCACCACGCTGAAGGGCGGCGCGTGA
- a CDS encoding helix-turn-helix domain-containing protein, with translation MLVRVEDIIAEIGPRLRLFRRQRNCTLDELSTATGISISTLSRLESGRRKATLELLLPISRAHRIPIDELIGTSPLQPVTRGDRTVVPLTRQPGQLQSLKMIFDATPCEPAPRTHPGHEWFCVLSGKGRLVLGEHDVVLKAGEVAEFDTRIPHWFGSTGDGPVEILSLFGKQGERIRVRAKPR, from the coding sequence ATGCTGGTTCGCGTGGAGGACATCATCGCCGAGATCGGCCCCCGGCTCCGGCTCTTCCGGCGGCAGCGGAACTGCACCTTGGACGAGCTGTCGACCGCCACCGGCATCTCCATCAGCACCCTCTCCCGCCTCGAATCCGGCCGGCGCAAGGCCACCCTCGAACTCCTTCTCCCTATTTCCCGCGCCCACCGGATCCCGATCGACGAACTCATCGGCACCTCCCCGCTGCAACCGGTCACCCGCGGCGACCGGACCGTCGTGCCGCTCACCCGGCAACCCGGCCAGCTGCAGTCGCTCAAAATGATCTTCGACGCCACCCCATGCGAACCCGCTCCTCGCACACACCCCGGCCACGAGTGGTTCTGCGTGCTCAGCGGCAAGGGCAGGCTCGTGCTCGGCGAGCACGACGTCGTCCTCAAGGCAGGCGAGGTCGCCGAATTCGACACCCGGATTCCGCATTGGTTCGGCAGCACCGGCGACGGTCCGGTCGAAATCCTCAGCCTGTTCGGCAAGCAGGGCGAACGCATCCGCGTCCGGGCCAAGCCGCGCTGA
- a CDS encoding putative bifunctional diguanylate cyclase/phosphodiesterase — MTEPDRHSTPEPSEDGRRQRGLLARKWAYLLGGTGYVPLTHASFETELVALLDDLCTEVHESGRRHPPGRIGSLGAAGTRLVELNCAGGQPITVTMGVLSKGMLALPEFQPVEEFAERVVGVLGALAASVVAAAQDATLAQQESLKMSLLKAVRDAKYELRTAQARFDEVATSSASGILVSDLDGKLVTVNAAAGVMLGHAPDELTGSDLFDLVHPDYAPVLREDYRALLAGKVERIKQSQRLLHHDGEAVSVSLTASLLHGTGDEPSHFVTVVEDGTELFLLQKELSRQALHDVLTGLPNRQCFNTRMETVLGEADPELGVTLLRLELDAFAVVRNGLGERAAEQLLITVSRRLKSVLAKEKALVSRFGDAEFAVLVENAPDTPPPVRLVHELRQELAEPTYVDGHGLALSISVGAVSRTADGRDAADLLRESHQALRRAKANGHGQWELSHPEQNRMDRKTDELAAVMPGAFEHGDVRERYRPLMRLADGAVHGVEVLLSWDPPGAGALSDERCRSLAETTGLMLPMGEWLLNTACKQVGWWRQRLDRDLRLLVSLSSHQAADTDLLTRVVGVLEETRFPAERLLVELPMLALAADLGESRDNLAELSGLGVRPVISVSGLGDGALAALVDLPVYGVRLDCGLLDGVAPDSPVVDLFRELPGLAHRVGAEVIVDGLSTAERERFWRDAGAELALGAHCGESCRPEELAAAFGDSGWRKG, encoded by the coding sequence ATGACCGAACCGGACAGACACTCGACCCCGGAACCGTCCGAAGACGGGCGTCGCCAGCGCGGCTTGCTCGCGCGCAAGTGGGCCTACTTGCTGGGCGGGACCGGCTACGTGCCGCTGACGCACGCCAGTTTCGAGACCGAACTGGTCGCGCTTCTGGACGACCTGTGCACCGAGGTGCACGAGAGCGGGCGGAGGCATCCGCCGGGCCGTATCGGTTCGCTGGGGGCCGCGGGCACCCGGCTGGTCGAGCTGAACTGCGCGGGCGGGCAGCCGATCACCGTCACGATGGGCGTGCTGAGCAAGGGAATGCTCGCGCTGCCCGAGTTCCAGCCCGTCGAAGAGTTCGCCGAACGCGTCGTGGGCGTGCTCGGCGCGCTGGCCGCGAGCGTGGTGGCGGCCGCGCAGGACGCCACTCTCGCGCAGCAGGAGAGCCTGAAGATGTCCCTGCTCAAGGCAGTGCGGGACGCCAAGTACGAGTTGCGGACCGCGCAGGCACGGTTCGACGAGGTCGCCACGTCGTCGGCGAGCGGCATCCTGGTCTCCGACCTGGACGGCAAGCTGGTCACCGTGAACGCCGCGGCGGGCGTGATGCTCGGGCACGCGCCGGACGAGCTGACCGGGTCCGACCTGTTCGACCTGGTTCATCCCGATTACGCGCCGGTTCTGCGCGAGGACTACCGCGCGCTGCTGGCCGGCAAGGTCGAGCGGATCAAGCAGTCGCAGCGGTTGCTGCATCACGACGGCGAGGCCGTTTCGGTGTCGTTGACCGCCTCGCTGCTGCACGGCACCGGGGACGAGCCCAGTCACTTCGTCACCGTGGTCGAGGACGGCACCGAGTTGTTCCTGCTGCAGAAGGAACTCAGCCGCCAAGCCCTGCACGACGTGCTCACCGGCCTGCCCAACCGGCAGTGCTTCAACACGCGGATGGAGACCGTGCTGGGCGAGGCCGACCCGGAGCTTGGCGTGACGCTCCTGCGGCTGGAGCTGGACGCTTTCGCAGTGGTGCGCAATGGCCTCGGCGAGCGCGCGGCCGAACAGCTGCTGATCACTGTGTCGCGACGGCTGAAGTCCGTGCTGGCAAAGGAGAAAGCCCTTGTCTCCCGGTTCGGCGACGCGGAGTTCGCGGTGCTGGTGGAGAACGCGCCGGACACCCCGCCGCCAGTGCGCCTGGTGCACGAGCTGCGTCAGGAGCTGGCCGAACCGACCTATGTGGACGGTCACGGGCTGGCCCTGTCGATCAGTGTCGGAGCGGTCAGCCGGACCGCCGACGGCCGCGACGCCGCCGATCTGCTGCGCGAGTCCCATCAGGCACTGCGCCGGGCCAAGGCCAACGGGCACGGGCAGTGGGAGCTGTCGCATCCCGAGCAGAACCGGATGGACCGCAAGACCGACGAGCTGGCCGCGGTCATGCCGGGCGCCTTCGAGCACGGGGATGTGCGGGAGCGGTACCGGCCGCTGATGCGCTTGGCCGACGGCGCGGTGCACGGTGTGGAGGTGCTGCTCAGCTGGGATCCGCCCGGCGCTGGCGCGCTGTCCGACGAGCGTTGCCGCAGCCTGGCCGAGACCACCGGGCTGATGCTGCCGATGGGCGAGTGGTTGCTGAACACCGCCTGCAAACAGGTCGGGTGGTGGCGGCAACGACTTGATCGCGACCTGCGGCTGCTGGTCAGCCTGAGCTCGCACCAAGCGGCGGACACGGATCTGCTCACCCGGGTGGTCGGCGTGCTGGAGGAGACGCGCTTCCCGGCCGAGCGGTTGCTGGTCGAGCTTCCCATGCTGGCTTTGGCCGCCGATCTCGGCGAGTCCAGGGACAATCTGGCGGAACTGTCCGGACTGGGCGTGCGGCCGGTGATCAGTGTCAGCGGACTGGGCGACGGCGCGCTGGCCGCGCTGGTCGACCTGCCGGTGTACGGCGTGCGGCTGGACTGCGGGCTGCTGGACGGGGTCGCGCCGGACTCGCCGGTGGTGGATCTGTTTCGGGAGCTGCCGGGCTTGGCGCATCGGGTCGGGGCGGAGGTGATCGTGGACGGGTTGAGCACTGCGGAGCGGGAGAGATTCTGGCGGGATGCTGGGGCTGAGCTGGCGCTGGGTGCGCATTGCGGGGAGTCTTGCCGTCCGGAGGAGCTGGCGGCTGCTTTCGGGGACTCTGGTTGGCGGAAAGGCTAG
- a CDS encoding MarR family winged helix-turn-helix transcriptional regulator, translated as MAGTPGVDRDVCKLVHHLAHTLDVHVRRVAEQMGLTPSQVIALRELSEPITARELAARMVCEASNATFVLDRLEEQDLIQRQPHPADRRAKQIVLTPAGKRRRTEALRHLDARSPLAPLSPAQQESLRELLRALTPDSTARGDPSPESRLSSVE; from the coding sequence ATGGCAGGGACTCCGGGCGTGGACCGCGACGTATGCAAGCTGGTCCACCACCTCGCGCACACGCTGGACGTCCACGTGCGCCGCGTGGCCGAGCAGATGGGCCTGACGCCCAGCCAGGTGATCGCGTTGCGCGAACTGTCCGAGCCGATCACCGCCCGCGAACTGGCCGCCCGGATGGTGTGCGAGGCCTCGAACGCCACCTTCGTCCTGGATCGGCTCGAAGAGCAGGACCTGATCCAGCGTCAGCCGCACCCCGCGGACCGCCGGGCCAAGCAGATCGTGCTGACCCCCGCGGGCAAACGCCGTCGCACCGAAGCACTGCGCCACCTGGACGCGCGCTCCCCACTTGCACCGCTCAGCCCCGCGCAACAGGAATCCCTGCGCGAACTGCTCCGCGCCCTGACTCCGGACAGCACGGCCCGAGGCGACCCTTCCCCGGAAAGCCGACTTTCGTCGGTCGAATAG
- a CDS encoding LysR family transcriptional regulator has translation MELELRHLRALVAIADAHSLVRAAKALHVSQPALSGLLRRVERSVGGSLFARSPTGCVPTALGEDVVADARAVLAGMSALTERAGARRESAGAVRIGGYSGFLHLSLARWLRDQPWCPAVRVHEEQDEARTVAALADGELDLALVYLAPLPDRIVPDDVESVVIQAREPVFVILAEDHPLASGEDISLEELAAYPWADDPPWTTRWSAYLQEVCRQRGVVLDQPHRPQCLATLLDLVREGMAVAPALATREDRQGGIVVRAIEDAPLWQELRLCYRQGTAVADRIGEISQKVAGDYANRQGCSAAFDRWWHALLPAGA, from the coding sequence ATGGAGCTGGAACTGCGCCACCTGCGCGCACTCGTGGCCATCGCTGACGCGCACAGTCTCGTTCGCGCGGCCAAGGCGCTGCACGTTTCGCAGCCGGCGTTGTCCGGGTTGCTGCGGCGGGTCGAACGGTCGGTCGGCGGGAGTCTGTTCGCCCGGTCGCCGACGGGGTGTGTGCCGACGGCGCTCGGGGAGGACGTTGTCGCGGACGCGCGTGCGGTGCTGGCTGGGATGTCCGCGCTGACTGAGCGGGCCGGTGCGCGGCGGGAGTCGGCTGGGGCGGTGCGGATCGGCGGGTACAGCGGGTTTCTGCATCTCTCGTTGGCGAGGTGGTTGCGGGATCAGCCGTGGTGTCCGGCGGTTCGGGTGCATGAGGAGCAGGACGAGGCCCGTACGGTGGCGGCGCTCGCGGACGGCGAACTTGACCTCGCGCTCGTTTACCTTGCGCCGCTTCCGGATCGGATCGTTCCGGACGACGTCGAGAGTGTCGTGATCCAGGCGCGGGAGCCAGTTTTCGTGATTCTGGCTGAAGATCATCCGCTGGCCTCGGGCGAGGACATCTCGCTGGAGGAGCTTGCCGCGTATCCCTGGGCGGACGATCCGCCGTGGACGACTCGGTGGTCGGCGTATCTGCAGGAAGTCTGCCGGCAGCGAGGGGTCGTGCTCGATCAGCCGCATCGGCCGCAGTGTCTGGCCACCTTGTTGGACCTGGTGCGCGAGGGGATGGCGGTCGCGCCGGCGTTGGCGACTCGGGAGGATCGGCAGGGCGGGATCGTGGTGCGGGCGATCGAGGACGCGCCGCTGTGGCAGGAGCTGCGGTTGTGTTACCGGCAGGGTACGGCGGTCGCGGACCGGATCGGCGAGATATCTCAGAAGGTGGCCGGTGACTACGCCAACCGGCAGGGGTGCAGTGCCGCGTTCGACCGCTGGTGGCACGCACTCCTGCCGGCCGGGGCCTAG